The sequence TCTTAGATTTTCAAAACAAAAATTAGGAAAATTTTGATTTACTGAAGCGCCTTTGAAAAATTTGTTTTCGAGGCATGCGAAAATTGAAAATTTTAGCAGTTGCAAAATTTCATTTTGCAAACATAAAAAATTTTTGAATTTTTAGAAAAATATGTAATATTTTTCTAACTCCCAAAAATCTTCGATTTTTGAGGATTTTTAATGCAGGGGACGGGATTCGAACCCGCGAAGGGACTCACCCACTAGGCCCTCAACCTAGCGCCTTTGACCGCTCGACCACCCCTGCTTGTTCATGTTGAACTAACACGAGAACATATCATCTTATTTATCTTTCACTATATAAATGTTTCGATTCTACGTTGTTGATTTCATCTTATTTTGTATATTTTCAAACCGTTTATGGTGCCGTTGGTTATTTCTTTGTATTTTTTTAATAAATCCTCGTTGGTATTTGAGTTCCCCCAGAAAAAATAGTAATCAATTTTATATTCTTTAAAACTTTTTTCTAATTCCATGTCAGTCATAGGTTTTTTTGTGGTGCTGTTGGTCGCCCGTCCATAGTAATGGGCATTTAAATAATAAGCTATATTTAATGAATCTCTGTATTTGTCATTAGAGGCTATATTGCCGTGTACATTATATTTGTTGATAGAATTACTCATTGAGTAATAGTCCTGTCCTATGTACTGGTTATTCACCAGTGAACTTAGGGGAACTACGATTAATGATATTATAAACAGTAATAGAAGTAAAAATGTACCCAATTTATTTAAAAATCTTGTTTTAGATAGCATATTTAGAAGATAACCTCCCATTAATATTATTAATATGTATACGATGAAAAAATACCGGAATTCTACAAAAATGATGAGATAACCTGCACAAAATAGAATTATGGTTAAAATAGGATATATTTGTTCTCCATTAATTGAAATCAATTTACGCAGAGGTTTAAAGAGAAAAGATAGATAGATGACAAGGATTATCATGGAAAAATAGGTGAACTGCTGGAGGTATCCAATTAATTTTAAAAAGTTGTTTGCAATCAAGTTAAGTAAATAAATAAAAGATTTTCCTGAACTTAAAGGATTCCACGATTTCATTTTAAAATAGGATGGATCTTCCCATGCGCTTACTGATTTATCATTAGGAGGTTTCATTAATCCATTCCAGATTGGACTCCCATGCTGGAGGGGGCCGGATTCTTCAAAATTATATTTTCCAGATGTTCCAAAGGTCATATAGCCATATTTTTCACTGATCACTGCACTCCATGCCCCACTTATAACAAAAAATACTGCTAAACCTAAAAATAAATTTTTCAGCACTTTTTTCCTATTTGCTGTACTTTTTAGGTAATAAAATGAGTTCATTATTATAAAATGGGCAATGAAAAATGGAAAAGCATAACTTTTTGTTAAATAGGCCAGAGCTGCAAAAGTTCCGCATAATGCACTGTTATATAAATTCTGGGAATATGATGGATTGAAAATAAAATACAAGTAATATATTAAAAAACAAGTAAGTAACAGGTCTACTGGGTTATAACGTAATGCAAAGTAAAGTATGACAAAAATAACTGGAAAAATGATGCTGATTCTAATTTTTTCGTTCATTTTGAACCTGTAGGATAAAAATATTGTTCCTGTGATTGTAAAAAAGCCGGTAATTAATGATAATATTTTAGTAGCATACATCACAGATTGTGGCGCTGGATTCTGTAAAATAAATGGGGCAAGTATCCATGGAAAAAATGGTCCCCAGTAGCCGTTAACTGCATTTGAAATATCTACTGCTGCGTATAACTTTGCAACAGAAATAATGACAATTAGGTCTCTACTTATTGTATCATACTGGTAATATCTGATGAAGTATGCTCCTAATATTGAGTATATTACTAAAAATAATGCAAAAATTATCTTGCTTTTAGCAAGTGTGTTAATTTTCAGCATATTATTACTAGTATGCTGATAGTTAATAACACTATAGTGGCATATTTTTTAATTTACAGGATCAATTGAGTATAGATAATCATAATTGATTATCTGGGATACTTTGATTAATTTGATTTATACAGTTATATTTGGAGTTAGTTAAGAAATAATAGTTTATTCGGAGTTAAGCATGTTGACAAACTATTTTGCATAAATTTAAAACATTATTTTATCTATGAAAAGTCTAAAATAAAATATTATACTTTTAAAGTCATTTAAAAAAAGTAAAATAGCTATATTTGGATAGGTAATCATATGAAAGCTGTAACTGAAACCAATGATGGAATATTAGTAGATATAGAAGTTTCTCCTAAATCAAAGAAATTTGAAATAATTGGTTACAATGAGTGGAGAGAAAAAATAGAAATTAGAATAAAATCAGTTCCACAAAAGGGTAAAGCTAATAAAGAAATAATAAATGAATTTTCACGTCTTACCGGGTCGCAAGTTGA is a genomic window of Methanobacterium veterum containing:
- a CDS encoding DUF167 family protein, translated to MKAVTETNDGILVDIEVSPKSKKFEIIGYNEWREKIEIRIKSVPQKGKANKEIINEFSRLTGSQVEIISGLKSHHKTLRVYNLSKSEFLHILNDKYNL